The genomic stretch ATCACATCGTCCCCGTGCTTCCAGTTCGCCGGAGTGGCGACCTTGCTTTTGTCGGTGAGTTGCATGCTGTCTATAACGCGCAGGATTTCGTCAAAGTTCCTGCCCGTGCTCGCCGGGTAGGTAAGAGTGAGACGTATCTTCTTGCCCGGGTCTATGATGAAAACGCTGCGCACCGTCATGGTGTCATTTGCGGACGGATGAATCATCCCGTAAAGGTCCGCCACCTTCCTGTCCTTGTCGGCAAGCATGGGAAAGTCAACGGCGGACCCCTGCGTTTCCTCAATGTCGGCCTTCCAGCCGTTGTGGTCTTCAACACTGTCCACGGACAGCCCGATGACCTTTACCCCGCGAGCGGAAAACTCCGCCTTGATTCTCGCCACCTCGCCCAGTTCGGTCGTGCAGACGGGCGTGAAATCCTTCGGGTGGGAAAACAGAACCGCCCAGCCGCCGCCGAGCCAGTCGTGAAAGTTTATTGTTCCCTCGGTTGATTCAAGGGTGAAATCCGGCGCTATGTCGCCAAGTTGCAAAGCCATTTTGTAATCCTCCTGGGCCGCTTTTTATCCGGAAAGTTTAAGCGACTGTTATTCCTTTTTCAACATACACATCCTGAACCGCGTTCAGGAGGGCTATCCCTTCCTTCATAGGCCGCTGGAACGCCTTTCTGCCGGTTATGAGCCCCATTCCGCCCGCGCGCTTGTTGATGACCGCCGTTCTCACTGCGTCCCGAAGGT from Candidatus Dadabacteria bacterium encodes the following:
- a CDS encoding peroxiredoxin; the encoded protein is MALQLGDIAPDFTLESTEGTINFHDWLGGGWAVLFSHPKDFTPVCTTELGEVARIKAEFSARGVKVIGLSVDSVEDHNGWKADIEETQGSAVDFPMLADKDRKVADLYGMIHPSANDTMTVRSVFIIDPGKKIRLTLTYPASTGRNFDEILRVIDSMQLTDKSKVATPANWKHGDDVIIIPAVSDEEAKEMFPDGWDAKKPYLRYTKQPG